From the genome of Thermoflexus hugenholtzii, one region includes:
- a CDS encoding DUF5666 domain-containing protein → MQKIFRLGILGLGLALLALTACTTAPAAGDGQTIRWQGTVEAVLPDGLQVSGQRVRWTGDTQILGSVQVGSQVEIEGTQADGALSAMVIRVRSSAESTAMGPGAAGTFVSPLPTPIPRMEFRGVVEEILPNGYRVAGQTVIVTTTTRVEGAVEVGVFVKVKGILQADGSVLALQIEVEAPPAEVEFKGVVEAILPDGYQIAGRTVIVTATTRIDGPIAVGTFVEVKGTLQPDGTILASRIHREEEGQPRVEFEGMVEEILPNGYRVAGQTVIVTTTTRIEGPIAVGDFVKVEGIPQPDGTILATRIRLREEVKFTGLVEEILPDGYRVSGRTVVVTDFTKVKGPIAVGDWVEVKGFLQADGRILAREIKVKKAPGPVRMEFKGVVEEVLPNGYRIAGITVVVTATTRIDGPIAVGDLVEVKGVLQADGTVLAFRIHVEKPERKGAEIEFKGVVEEVLPNGYRVSGRTVVVTATTRIDGPIAVGDLVEVKGVLQADGTILASRIHVEEAERKGAEIEFKGVVEEVLPNGYQIAGQTVIVTATTRIDGPIAVGDLVEVKGVLQADGTILASRIHREDRSGKDSGSLQAGRDEGKKGGDPSGKDRKGSGEERKGEKSGKGDKGKGEDKQEDRSGKDKDDDD, encoded by the coding sequence ATGCAAAAGATCTTTCGTTTGGGGATCCTCGGGCTTGGGCTGGCGCTCCTCGCGCTGACCGCCTGCACGACCGCTCCCGCCGCCGGGGATGGGCAGACGATCCGCTGGCAGGGGACGGTGGAGGCGGTCCTCCCCGATGGCCTCCAGGTCTCCGGCCAACGGGTCCGCTGGACCGGCGACACGCAGATCCTGGGGTCGGTGCAGGTGGGCTCGCAGGTGGAGATCGAGGGGACGCAGGCGGACGGAGCGCTGAGCGCGATGGTGATCCGGGTCCGCTCCTCCGCTGAGTCGACGGCGATGGGCCCCGGGGCCGCCGGGACCTTCGTCTCCCCGCTTCCCACGCCGATCCCGCGCATGGAGTTCCGAGGCGTGGTGGAGGAGATCCTTCCCAACGGCTACCGGGTCGCCGGCCAGACGGTGATCGTGACGACCACCACTCGAGTGGAAGGCGCGGTCGAGGTGGGCGTCTTCGTGAAGGTGAAGGGAATCCTGCAGGCCGACGGCTCCGTCCTCGCGCTTCAGATCGAGGTGGAGGCCCCGCCCGCCGAGGTGGAGTTCAAGGGCGTCGTGGAGGCGATCCTGCCGGACGGCTATCAGATCGCCGGGCGGACCGTCATCGTGACCGCCACCACACGGATCGATGGCCCCATCGCGGTGGGGACGTTCGTGGAGGTGAAGGGGACTCTCCAGCCCGATGGAACGATCCTGGCCTCGCGGATCCATCGGGAGGAGGAGGGACAACCCCGGGTTGAGTTCGAGGGGATGGTGGAGGAGATCCTTCCCAACGGCTACCGGGTCGCCGGCCAGACGGTGATCGTGACGACCACCACGCGCATCGAGGGTCCGATCGCCGTGGGGGATTTCGTCAAGGTCGAGGGGATCCCCCAGCCGGATGGGACGATCCTGGCGACCCGCATCCGCCTGCGGGAGGAAGTGAAGTTCACGGGCTTGGTGGAGGAAATCCTCCCGGACGGCTATCGGGTCAGCGGCCGCACCGTCGTGGTGACGGACTTCACGAAGGTGAAGGGCCCCATCGCCGTCGGAGACTGGGTGGAGGTGAAGGGGTTCCTTCAGGCCGATGGCCGCATCCTGGCCCGCGAGATCAAGGTGAAGAAGGCTCCCGGGCCGGTTCGGATGGAGTTCAAGGGGGTGGTGGAAGAGGTCCTTCCCAACGGCTACCGGATCGCCGGGATCACGGTGGTGGTGACTGCGACCACTCGTATCGATGGCCCGATCGCGGTGGGGGACCTGGTGGAGGTGAAGGGGGTCCTCCAGGCGGATGGCACGGTCCTGGCCTTCCGCATCCACGTGGAGAAGCCCGAGCGAAAGGGCGCTGAGATCGAGTTCAAGGGGGTGGTGGAGGAGGTCCTCCCGAACGGCTATCGGGTGAGCGGGCGCACGGTGGTGGTAACCGCGACCACCCGCATCGATGGCCCCATTGCGGTGGGGGACCTGGTGGAGGTGAAGGGGGTCCTCCAGGCGGACGGCACGATCCTGGCCTCGCGAATCCACGTGGAGGAGGCGGAGCGGAAGGGCGCTGAGATCGAGTTCAAGGGCGTGGTGGAGGAGGTCCTCCCGAACGGCTATCAGATCGCCGGGCAGACCGTCATCGTGACCGCGACCACCCGCATCGATGGCCCCATTGCGGTGGGAGACCTGGTGGAGGTGAAGGGGGTCCTCCAGGCGGACGGCACGATCCTGGCCTCGCGGATCCATCGGGAGGACCGCTCCGGGAAGGATTCCGGCAGCCTTCAGGCCGGACGTGACGAGGGGAAGAAGGGCGGTGATCCGTCCGGGAAGGACCGTAAAGGAAGCGGCGAGGAACGGAAGGGGGAGAAGTCCGGGAAGGGCGATAAGGGGAAAGGCGAGGACAAGCAGGAGGATCGGTCCGGAAAGGACAAGGATGATGACGATTAA
- a CDS encoding RNA polymerase sigma factor has product MTDEQALLARARSLDPEALAELHERYYRMLYFYVLGRVGERMAAEDLTAEVFTRLLEAFHRGRGPERHLTAWLFRTADHLVADHHRARYRRPEVALEEAWAAAREEERSDVVVQERVREALEHLTPDQRAVILMRFWMDLPLAQIARELGKSVGAVKLLQHRALAALAKRLQDLRSDHGAA; this is encoded by the coding sequence GTGACGGACGAACAGGCTCTGCTGGCCCGCGCGCGGTCCCTGGATCCGGAGGCCCTGGCCGAGCTGCACGAGCGGTATTACCGAATGCTGTATTTCTACGTGCTCGGCCGGGTCGGGGAACGGATGGCGGCGGAGGACCTCACCGCCGAGGTCTTCACGCGCCTCCTGGAGGCTTTCCATCGGGGGCGGGGGCCGGAGCGGCACCTGACGGCCTGGCTGTTTCGGACCGCGGATCACCTGGTGGCCGATCACCACCGCGCCCGCTACCGGCGCCCGGAGGTCGCGCTGGAGGAGGCGTGGGCAGCCGCGAGGGAGGAGGAGCGGAGCGATGTGGTGGTCCAGGAGCGGGTGCGAGAGGCTCTGGAGCACCTCACGCCCGATCAGCGGGCGGTGATCCTGATGCGGTTCTGGATGGATCTCCCCCTGGCGCAGATCGCCCGGGAGCTGGGGAAAAGCGTGGGGGCGGTGAAGTTGTTGCAGCATCGGGCCCTGGCCGCCCTCGCCAAACGATTACAGGACCTCAGGAGCGACCATGGCGCAGCGTGA
- the tsf gene encoding translation elongation factor Ts: MEGRPLNITVDMVKRLREMTGAGILDCRKALEETGGDFEKAIDYLREKGLARAARKLERTAREGLVVAYVHPGNRVGVLLELNCETDFVARTPEFQQLAHDLLLQIAATNPRYIRREDIPAEVLEHERQIYLKEALNEGKPPHIAEKIAENRLARFIQEVCLLEQPFIRDENRTVNERIMEVIARVGENIVVRRFARYELGETVE; encoded by the coding sequence ATGGAGGGAAGACCCTTGAACATCACCGTCGATATGGTCAAGCGCCTGCGGGAGATGACCGGCGCCGGGATCCTGGATTGCCGGAAAGCCCTGGAGGAGACCGGTGGGGATTTCGAGAAGGCGATCGATTACCTGCGGGAGAAGGGGCTGGCCCGGGCGGCCCGCAAGCTGGAGCGAACCGCCCGGGAGGGCCTGGTGGTGGCCTACGTGCACCCCGGCAATCGGGTGGGCGTGCTGCTGGAGCTGAACTGCGAGACGGATTTCGTCGCCCGCACCCCGGAGTTCCAGCAGCTGGCCCACGACCTGCTGCTCCAGATCGCCGCCACCAACCCTCGCTACATCCGCCGCGAGGACATCCCGGCGGAGGTCCTGGAGCACGAGCGGCAGATCTATCTAAAAGAAGCCCTCAACGAGGGCAAGCCCCCGCACATCGCTGAGAAGATCGCGGAGAACCGGCTGGCCCGCTTCATCCAGGAGGTCTGCCTGCTGGAGCAGCCCTTCATCCGGGATGAGAACCGCACGGTCAACGAGCGGATCATGGAGGTCATCGCCCGCGTCGGGGAGAACATCGTGGTCCGTCGGTTCGCACGATACGAACTGGGGGAGACGGTGGAATGA
- a CDS encoding DUF5666 domain-containing protein: MAQREEELEEALRLLREGAPLEAVAARYPELAPALRAAHLLERARPPGPSLRAELASRAAFLRRAEELRAARRPWAGILFGWLRYARAGAVLAGILLIAGMLHLLAQQSLPGDPLYGLKRAEEQVWLALTLDPVERRLVEETLAARRWEEYRALAQRRGSGTVTWEGRIEGIEGTTWRIGGIPVEVFPETEIVGPVALDQRAMVTAFLGPEGRWIALRIQAIPETPTWTPEPTRTPEEIQETSTPTSTPTRTRPPTRTPGPTATPIPAPAPTATPSPTAPETSTPTPRPTETPRPTPTPEDHDKGDTVEWKGILQAIAGSTWVIDGRAVQVTSDTRIRGSPRVGDRVEVKARRQPDGTLVALEIERKD, translated from the coding sequence ATGGCGCAGCGTGAGGAGGAGCTGGAAGAAGCCCTGCGGTTGCTCCGGGAAGGAGCTCCGCTCGAAGCGGTGGCGGCCCGCTATCCGGAGCTGGCTCCGGCCCTGCGCGCCGCCCATCTCCTGGAGCGGGCGCGCCCCCCGGGGCCGTCCCTGCGCGCGGAACTGGCCTCCCGGGCCGCCTTCCTCCGGCGCGCGGAGGAGCTTCGGGCCGCTCGCCGTCCCTGGGCCGGGATCCTGTTCGGATGGCTCCGGTATGCTCGGGCCGGCGCCGTCCTCGCGGGCATCCTGCTGATCGCCGGGATGCTGCATCTCCTGGCCCAGCAGAGCCTTCCGGGGGATCCCCTCTACGGGTTGAAGCGGGCGGAGGAGCAGGTCTGGCTGGCGCTGACGCTGGACCCGGTGGAGCGGCGTCTGGTGGAGGAGACCCTGGCCGCCCGCCGCTGGGAGGAATACCGAGCCCTCGCGCAGCGCCGGGGCTCGGGGACGGTGACCTGGGAGGGCCGGATTGAGGGGATCGAGGGGACCACCTGGCGCATCGGGGGGATCCCGGTGGAGGTCTTCCCCGAGACGGAGATCGTGGGGCCGGTGGCCCTGGACCAGCGGGCGATGGTGACCGCCTTTCTGGGGCCGGAAGGACGGTGGATCGCCCTGCGGATCCAGGCGATCCCGGAGACCCCAACGTGGACTCCGGAGCCCACCCGGACGCCGGAGGAGATCCAGGAGACCTCCACGCCCACATCAACCCCGACGCGGACCCGTCCGCCGACGCGGACCCCCGGGCCGACGGCGACGCCGATCCCTGCGCCCGCTCCCACGGCCACCCCGTCGCCGACCGCGCCGGAGACGTCCACCCCCACGCCTCGGCCGACCGAGACGCCGCGGCCCACGCCGACGCCGGAGGATCACGACAAGGGAGATACCGTGGAATGGAAGGGGATCCTCCAGGCGATCGCCGGATCCACCTGGGTGATCGACGGCCGCGCGGTGCAGGTCACGAGCGATACCCGGATCCGCGGCAGTCCCCGGGTTGGCGATCGCGTGGAGGTCAAGGCGCGGCGCCAGCCGGATGGAACGCTCGTCGCTCTGGAGATCGAGCGAAAGGATTAG
- the rpsB gene encoding 30S ribosomal protein S2, whose product MPRVTMKELLEAGVHFGHKTNRWHPKMKPYIFTERNGVHIIDLQQTIRAIDSTYELVRDKVAQGGVILFVGTKRQAQETIAAEAQRCQMPYVNYRWLGGTLTNWRTIRERIRYYIQLDEMIRNGGLETMPKKEAIRLRRKYEKMRLKFEGLRPLKRLPDMLFVVDTMREATAIREANALNIPVIAMVDTNCDPDPIDYIIPANDDAIRSIKLITRLMADAVLEGLQLREKIGVAEVPTEEEEIEEAVPALEPRRVFEAEEEEAEEEIEEEIGEELEELP is encoded by the coding sequence ATGCCGCGTGTGACGATGAAGGAGCTGCTGGAAGCCGGGGTGCACTTCGGCCACAAGACCAACCGCTGGCACCCCAAGATGAAACCCTATATCTTCACGGAACGCAACGGCGTCCACATCATCGACCTCCAGCAAACCATCCGCGCCATCGACAGCACTTATGAGCTGGTCCGGGACAAGGTGGCCCAGGGCGGCGTGATCCTGTTCGTGGGGACCAAGCGGCAGGCCCAGGAGACCATCGCCGCGGAAGCCCAGCGCTGCCAGATGCCCTATGTGAACTACCGCTGGCTGGGCGGCACCCTCACCAACTGGCGGACCATCCGGGAGCGCATCCGCTACTACATCCAGCTGGACGAGATGATCCGCAACGGCGGGCTGGAGACGATGCCCAAGAAGGAGGCCATCCGGCTCCGTCGCAAATACGAGAAGATGCGCCTCAAGTTCGAGGGGCTCCGGCCCCTCAAGCGCCTCCCCGACATGCTGTTCGTGGTGGACACCATGCGGGAGGCCACGGCGATCCGCGAGGCGAACGCCCTGAACATCCCCGTCATCGCCATGGTCGACACCAACTGCGACCCCGATCCCATCGACTACATCATCCCGGCCAACGATGACGCCATCCGCTCCATCAAGCTCATCACCCGGTTGATGGCGGACGCCGTCCTGGAGGGCCTGCAGCTGCGGGAGAAGATCGGCGTGGCGGAAGTCCCGACTGAGGAGGAGGAAATCGAGGAGGCCGTGCCGGCTCTGGAGCCCCGCCGCGTCTTCGAGGCGGAGGAGGAAGAGGCCGAGGAAGAGATCGAGGAGGAGATCGGGGAGGAGCTGGAGGAGCTCCCCTGA